The Betaproteobacteria bacterium genome contains a region encoding:
- a CDS encoding nitrous oxide reductase accessory protein NosL has translation MNTCVCEGDTLLARACSALTRIGLAVLLLAACSEQAATVAPVDITRDTTCALDGMVLADYPGPKGQIHYDRGSPDFFCDTMELISIHLRPEQQKRVVALFVQDMGQADWNEPRGHWIDARGAFYVRGSGRHGSMGPTLASFAREDDAQAFAKRHGGKVLRFNEITIDMVALDGGVIRDERM, from the coding sequence CGCTTACGCGTATCGGGCTCGCGGTGCTCCTGCTCGCTGCATGCAGCGAGCAGGCGGCAACGGTTGCGCCCGTGGACATCACGCGAGACACCACTTGCGCGCTGGACGGCATGGTGCTGGCGGACTATCCGGGACCGAAGGGACAGATCCACTACGACCGGGGATCGCCGGATTTCTTCTGTGACACGATGGAACTCATCTCGATTCATCTCCGGCCGGAACAGCAGAAGCGTGTCGTTGCGCTGTTCGTGCAGGACATGGGGCAGGCCGACTGGAACGAGCCGCGCGGACACTGGATCGATGCCCGCGGCGCCTTCTACGTTCGGGGCAGCGGCCGTCACGGGTCGATGGGACCGACGCTGGCGTCGTTTGCACGCGAGGACGATGCCCAGGCATTCGCGAAGCGGCACGGCGGAAAGGTGCTGCGCTTCAACGAGATCACGATCGACATGGTGGCACTCGACGGTGGCGTGATACGGGACGAAAGGATGTGA